From the Nevskia ramosa DSM 11499 genome, the window GCAGCCCGGAAGGCAAGTTCGTCACCATCATCGATACCGCGAGCCGCGCAGTGGTTGGCCGCATCGACGTCGGCGGCGGCCCGCTCGGCATCGTCGTTCCGCCTTCCGGTGCGCCGGTCTATGTCGCCGACTGGTACCAGCACCGCGTCTACGCGATCGATCCGATCCGCCGCGTCGTCACCGGCTTTGTCCAGGTCGGCCAGTCGCCGTCCGGCCTGGCGGTCAGCCGCGATGGCCGGACCTTGCTCAGTGCCGATCGCGATGACGATCAGGTATCGATCATCGACACCGCCAGCTTCACCGTGCGCGCGACGATCAAGGTCGGCGCCCGGCCGTTCGGCGTTACCTTGTCTGCCGACGGCAGCCGCGCCTACAGCGCCAACGTCGGCAGCAATGACGTGACGGTGATCGACGTGCCGAATGCCAAGGCGATCGCCACCGTCGCGGTCGGCGAACGTCCTTACGCCGTGGCGCTCGCCAACGGCCGTGCCTTCGTCAGCAACCAGTACGCGGCCACGGTCAGCGTGTTCGACACCGGCAGCTTCGCCAGGCTTGCGACCATCGAGGTCGGCGACTACCCCGAAGGCATCGAAGCCTCGGCCGATGGCCGCAGCGTCCAGGTCGTCAACTGGGAATCGAACAGCGTGCAGCGCATCGATACGGTGACGCTGAAGATCACCGCGAGCGTCGAGACAGCCGATGGCCCGCGCGGTTTCGGCAACTTCATCTGGGCGGCGCCCTGAGCAGCTGACCGCTCAGGGATAAGGCTGCACCACCTGCTCGATCGCGCCGAAGATCGAGACACCGTCGTCGTCGAGCATCTCGATGCGGATGGCGTCGCCGTGCTGCAGGTACGGCGTCGTCGCCTGACCTGTGAGCAGGGTTTCGACGGTGCGCTGTTCGACCAGACAGGCGTAGCCCACGCCGCCCTCGGCGACCGGTTTGCCGGGTCCGCCGTCTTCGCCCTTGTTCGAGACCGTGCCGCTGCCGATGATCGAGCCGGCCACCAGCGGGCGGGTCTTGGCGACGTGGCTGATCAGCTGCGGGAAGCCGAACACCATGTCCTGTCCGGCATTCGGCGCGCCGAGCTTCTGGCCGTTGACGGCGGTCAGCAGCCGGCGATGCAGGCGCTCGCCATCCCAGGCGGCACCGAGTTCGTCGGGCGTCACCGCGCAGGGGCTGAAGCTGCTCGAGGGCTTGGACTGGAAGAAGCCGAAGTTCTTCGCCAGCTCCTCCGGGATCAGATTGCGCAGCGAGACATCGTTGGCCAGCATCACCAGACGGATCGCGCTGGCCGCCGCTTCCGGCGAGGCGCCCATCATCACGTCGCCGGTGATCACCGCGACTTCGCCTTCGAGGTCCAGGCCCCAGTCGGCATTGGCCAGCGGGATCGCGGCGCAGGGCGCGAGGAAGCTGTCCGAGCCGCCCTGGTAGATCAGCGGATCGGTCCAGAAACTGGCCGGCAGCTCGGCGCCGCGGGCGCGACGCACCAGTTCGACATGGTTGATGTAGGCCGAACCGTCCGCCCACTGATAGGCGCGCGGCAGCGGCGACAGGCAGTCGCAGGGATCGAAGCTCAGGGTGCCGGCGATGCCGCCTTCGTTGAGCTTGTCCGACAGCAGCTGCAGATCGGGGGCAATGGCCTCCCAGTCGTCGAGCGCCTGCTGCAGGGTTCGGGTCTGCGGCACCGGTGCTGCGTGGCGCAGGTCACGGCTGACGACGACCAGCCGGCCATCACGGCTGCCATCACGCAAGGTGGCGAGTTTCATCGGGTTTTCCGCCGTGGTCGGCGGTCCTTTGGAGGGCGATGACCCTATTCTAGACCGCCGCTCAACGCGGCCGGCAGGCTCAGACTTACCCTCAGGCCGCCACCCTCGGCATTGGCCGCGGACAAGCTGCCGCCATGCGCGCGGGCAATGCGTTCGACGATGGCCAGACCCAGCCCGTGGCCCTCCGCGCGCGCGGCATTGGCGCCCCGGAAGAACGGCCGGAACAGCTTGCCGAGATCGCTTTCGGGCACGCCGGGGCCGTGGTCGCGAATCTCGATCACGGTCTGCGGCGTCGGCCCATCCTCGCCGCGCAGGCTGAGCAGGATCTGGCCGCCGTCGGCACTGAACTTCACGGCGTTCGACAGCAGATTGTCGACGGCCCGTTCGAGCAGGCCGTGATTGCCGCTGACCGGCAGCGAATCCGTCACCTGCAGCGCGATGCCGATCTGCCGGGTGTCAGCCTCGATGCGGAAGGCGCTGGCCCGGGCCTGCAGCAGCGCGGCCAGATCGACCTGTTCCAGGGTCATGCCGGGCAGGTCCGCTTCCATTCGCGACAGCGCCAGCGCTTCGCCGATGATCCGGTCCAGCCGGGTGATCTCGGCCTCGGCTCGGGTGAAGTGGCTGGCGGCGGCTTCGGGCGTGCTGCGGCTGGCGAGATCGAGCAGCAGATGCAGGCGGGCCAGCGGCGAGCGCAGTTCGTGGGAAACGTCCTGCAGCACGCCGCGTTCGTGCGCGATCAGCGCTTCGATGCGCGCGGCCATGCGATCGAAATCGGCGGCGAGGCGGCCGAGTTCATCGTCGCGCCCGCTCCACGGCGCGCCGACCCGGGTCGCCAGATCGCCGGCGGTCATGCGTCGCGTGGCGTCGGCAATCGCCGCGACCGGCCGGGCGATGCTGCGCGCCACCCACCAGCCGAGCGCGCCGATCACCAGCATCGACAGCACCAGTTGCACCATCAGCAGATGCTCGATGCGCGGCGGTGGCGCGCGCGGGCCGCGGACGGCGATCAGGCGCCGTTCGATGCTGTCGCTGCCGATCACCTTCTCGGCGACGATCAGCACTTCCGGCCGCGGCCGCAGCACCACCGAGTCCTCGCTCAGCAAACGGTCGAGCGCGCGGCGCGCGATCGGCGGCGTCGGACGATGCAGCAGATTGCGATCGCCTTCGTACAGGCTGGCTTCGATGCCGTCGAGCTGCCGACGCTCGCGCCATTCATCGAGCCCCTGCACGCCCTTGCGGATGTAGACGCGGTTGGCGGCTTCGGCCATCGCCGTCCAGTCCGGCTCGCCGCGATAGGCGTTGCGCGCGAAGCGCTCGGTGACGAACACGCTGACCACCAGGGTGGCGATGTTGGCGGCGACGAACCACAACAGCAGCCGCGCGTACAGGTTCGGGGTTGGCAGTTTCATGTCGAGCCAGGCGCCGCCGTCTTGCCGACGATCAGCTGATAGCCAAGGCCGCGCACGGCATCGATGCCTGGCGCGTCGGTTGCCGCGTCAGCGAGCTTGCGGCGCAGGCGGCTGATGTGGACATCGACAGCGCGATCGAAACGTTCGATCTCGCGGCCCAGGCCTTCGCGGGTCAGCACCGCCTTGTCGACCACCTGGCCGGGCCGCGTTGCCAGGGCCATCAGCAGCGAGAACTCGGCGCCGGTCAGCTCCAGCGGCTGGCCGTGCAGCAAGGCGGTGCGGGTCAGCGTTTCGATGCGCAGGCTGCCGAGTTCCAGGGTGTCGGCCGCCGCGGTGGCCGGAGCGCGCAGCCGAGCGCGAACCCGGGCCAGCAGTTCGCGCGGCAGGCAGGGCTTGGCGAGATAGTCATCGGCACCGAGTTCGAGGCCGATGACCCGATCCACCGGTTCGCCGCGCGCCGACAGCATGATCACCGGCAGCGGGTGCTTGCGGCGCAGTTCGCGCAGGGTCTCCAGGCCGTCAAGGCCGGGCATCATCACGTCGAGGATCAGCAGATCCGGCCGCGTGCCAGCGGCGCTGAGCCGGGCCAGCGCGGCGGCACCGTCGTGCACGGTTTCGACACTGTAGGACTCGTGGCGCAGATAGTCGGCCAGCAGTTCGGCCAGCGCGCGGTCATCGTCGACGATCAGGATGTGAGCAGCGGTCATGGCGGTACTGTCTGGCCCATACCGCCGGCGCGCAAGCGAAGACCTCGTTCTTTTGCCGGCCTTTACCGATCTTAACGAGCACGCAACGTTTCGCCATGGCCATCAGGCGTTCAATGCTCGGGCAGCCCAAACCGGAATCAAGGCCATCACGGCCTCCCCCAAGCAACAACATCCCAGCAACACAGGAGCACCCAAGATGAATCTCAAGACCCATCTCACTTCGAAGAAAACCGCGCTCGCCGCTGCGCTGTGCGCCGGCCTGATGATCGCCGCGCCGCAGTTCGCCAACGCCCAGCCGCCGGCTCCGGATGCCGCAGCGGGTGCCGATCGCCCGGATCGCCCGCCGCACGAGAAAGGCCGTGACGGTGGTCCACGTCATGGCGGCGGACCGTTCATGCACGAGCTGAAGTCACTGGATCTCAGCGACGCCCAGCGCAGCAGCGTCCGTGACGCGATCAAGGCCCAGTGGCAGTCGGCTCGTGACGAGCGCCAGGCAGCGCGTCAGCTGCATCGCAACGTCGAGATCGCGGCGCCGGACAGCCCCGGCTACAGCGGCCTGGTCAACCAGCTCGCCGACGCCGAGGCCAACGAAGCGCGTGATCGCGTGCAGAAGCAGGCGGCGCTGAAGTCGCAGGTCTTCGCGATGCTGACGCCGGCGCAGAAGACCGCGCTGACCGAGAAGCTGAAGAACCTGCCGGAACCGCCGGCCCGCCCGGAGAAAACCGGCTTCCGCGGTCGCTGAAGCTTGCTGCTGAAAAAAAGCCCCCGGCAGCGATGCCGGGGGCTTTTTCGTGGGCGACCTGGCGGTGTGTCAGCGGGAGCGTCAGCTCTGGTGCCAGCTCTGGTGATAACCGGCCCACTCGACGACCGTCGCCGCATCGGCGACCTCCAGAGCCTCGCGGGCATCGATCATCACCGCGTACTCGTCGGTCATCGGTTTCGGCTGCACGTGCATCCGGCTCAGCGCCTTCGGATGCGGGCCGTGGGTAAAGCCGGCCGGATGCAGGGTGACCATGCCGGGATGGATGTGATCGCGGCTGAAGAAGTCGCCCGAGTGATAGAAGATCACTTCATCGAAATCATCGTTCGAATGGAAGAACGGCACCTTGATCGCGCCGGGATCAGTCTCGAACGGGCGCGGCGCAAACGTGCAGACCACGAAGCCGGGCGCGACAAACGTGGTATGCGCGCTCGGCGGCAAGTGATAGCGATGCGAGCTGAGCGGCCGAAGGTCGCGAACGTTGATCCGCACCGGATGCAGCGTACCGTGCCAGCCCAGCGCGTCGAGCGGGTTGTAGGGATAGGTGACCGTCGACAGCAGATTGCGGCGCTTGATCACCACGCGACTATCGCCGACGCGCGCAGCCTGCGCCTTGAACGCCTCGTCGATGCGCGGCAGATCGAGCATCGCCGGATCGAAGATCGCCTGCTCGCCGACCAGACCCTTGTCCGGCAGCTGGTAGCTGCCATTGCTGGCTTCGATCAGCAGCAGCTGCAGGGCCTCGAGCACGTCAAGGCGCCACATGGTGCCGCGCGGCAGCAGCACGTAATCACCGGCTTCGATCGTCAGATGGCCGTAGTCGCAATACAGCTCGCCACGCCCGGCGTGGACGAACAGCAGCTCGTCGCCATCGGCATTGCGCGCCAGATGATCCATGTTCGCGGCAAGCCGCCAGAAACGCAGCCGGCAATGTGCGTTATGCAGCAGCGTGGTGGCCGCCCAAGGGCTAGCGCCATCGGCCTGCAGTTGCATGCAATCGAAAGCACGCGGTCGCAGCGGACCTTCCCAGCTGGTCCAGCCGGTCGGTGGACGCGGGTGGATCATCTGCGTCGCCGGGCCGAAGAAGCCGTCCTTGCCGATCTCGCGCTCGACCGTGCCGGGCGGCAGATCGGCATGCGCCTGGCGCGAGGCCAGGCCTTCGATGTGCGGAATGTGTATCCACTTGCGGCTCATCACTCTTTCTCCGCTGCCTGACGCATCAGGATTTGCGCATAGTCCGGCGCGGTGGGCTCGTGCATGAAGTAGACACTGATGTCGCGCCAACTGGTTGCGGCGAGCTTCTTCGCCCAGCGCTGCAGATCGGCTTCGGAATAATGTTCAAGGCGCAGGCGCAGATAGCCCCAGGGCGCGGTCTCGACCAGCGGCGGCGGCGTATTGTCTTCCCGCTCCGACAACACCAGCGCGGCCTGCACGCTTTCCAGCGCCGCGTACGTCTCATCGCAGAACCAGCTGTCGTTGCGGAACTCGAACGCCGCGCGGTGATCCTTCGGCAGCAAGCTCAGGAATTCCTTCAGAAGCGGCAGGTCCTTCTTCAGATAAGGCGGCAGCTGGAAGAGCACGGCGCCGCGCTTGGTCTGGAGTGAGGCCAGCCTTTCATAGAGCACCGCCAGCGGCTCGGCCGCCAGTGCAGCCTTGAGCTTGGCCTTGTGCGTGATCTCGGCAGGCGCCTTGATCGCGAAGCGGAATGTCTTCGGCGTGACCTCCAGCCACTTCTCCAGACTCGCGGTCTTCGGCATGCCGTAGAAGCTGCTGTTGATCTCGACCGTCGGCAAGCGCTCGCCGTAGAACTGCAGCATCGCGTCGGCCTTGATCTTCTCTGGATAGAAACTGCCCTTCCATTCCTTGAAGGAAAAACCACTCGCCCCGGCTCGGATCTTCTGCGCTTTCATGGTCGCCATCTCGATTGGCTGCCGTTCAGGAGTTGTGGTTTACCAGAGCCGTTTCCGTGATCACGCTCAGGCCGCTTCGCTCTTCAGCACGCCGCGCCGGACCTGATCTTCCTCGATCGACTCGAACAGCGCCTTGAAGTTGCCTTCGCCGAAGCCTTCGTTGCCCTTGCGCTGAATGATCTCGAAGAAGATCGGGCCGATCACCGTCGAGGTGAAGATCTGCAGCAGGATGCCCTCAACGGGCGCGCCATCGATGAGGATTTTCAGCTTCTGCAGCCGCGCCAGACTCTCGCCGTGGTTCGGCACCCGGGCATCGGTCTTGTCGTAGTAGGCGTCCGGCGTATCCATGAACACGACACCGCGCGTGCGCAGCGCTTCGACGGTCGAGTAGATGTCGTCGGTGGCCAACGCCAGATGCTGGATGCCTTCGCCGCGGTAGTCGCGGATGAATTCGGCGATCTGCGATTTCTCGTCGGCACTTTCGTTGATCGGAATCCGCAGCTTGCCGCAGGGGCTGGTCATCGCCCGCGACACCAGGCCGGTCAGCTTGCCTTCGATGTCGAAGTAGCGGATCTCGCGGAAGTTGGCAATGCGGGTATAGAAGCTTGACCAGACGTCCATGTTGCCCTTGGCCACGTTGTGGGTCAGATGGTCGAGCGTGGTCAAGCCGACGCCTTTCGGCTGCTGATCGGCGCCGGCAATGGGGACGAAATCGACGTCGTAGATCGAGCGCTCGCCGTAGCGGTCAACAAAATAAAGAACGCTGTTGCCGATGCCGTAGACCGCCGGCAGGTTCAGCTCCATGTAACCCGGCTTGGTATCGAACGGCACCGCACCCTGGGCGACGGCATGGCGGAACGCGGCGGGCGCGTCCTTCACCCGCCAGCCCATCGCGCAGGCGCTGGGGCCGTGGGCAATCGCGAACTGCGCAAAGTGCGTGTACGGCGTGCCGTTGACCAGGAAGTGGATGTCGCCCTGCTTGAACAGGGTCACATCCTTCGAGCGATGCCGCGCCACGGCGGTGAAGCCGAGCAGCTCGAACAGCGTATGCAACTGAGCGACGCCGGCCGGCGTCGGCGCGGTGAATTCGACGAATTCGAAGCCGTCGGTCTGCAGCGGGTTGGTCTGATCGTTCATCGGTATCTCCATTCAGGCCGCCAGCGATTTCGGCGGGAACAGCGGCGCATGCAGGCCGAGACGGCGGGCATCGGCCACGGCGGCCAGCAGATCGGCCTGGCTCAGCTCGTGCAGCTGGCGAAACGAGTCAAGCACGTAGTACAGCGGCTGCAGCACGTCGATGCGGTAGGGCGTGCGCAGCACCTCGATCAGCGAGAACGGGCGGTGCAGTGGCGCGGGCCCCAGCGCATAGGCGGTTTCGCCGGGCGAGGACAGGATGCCGCCGCCGTAGATGCTGAGCGAATCATCTGGCCTGCGAAGCAGGCCGAACTCGACGGTAAACCAGTAAAGCCGTGCCAGAAACGCGCGGTCTTCCTTGCTTGCCGCCAGCCCGATTTCGCCATAGCGCTGAGTGAACGCAGCGAACCAGGGATTGGTCAGCAGCGGCGTGTGGCCGAACAGCTCGTGAAAGATGTCCGGTTCCTGGAGATAGTCCAGATGCTCGCGGCGGCGGATGAAGGTGGCGGCTGGGAAGCGCTTGGCGGCCAGCAGCGCGAAGAACTCCGAGAACGGGATCAGCGCCGGCACCGCCGCCACTTCCCAGCCGGTCTCGCGCTGCAGCCGGCCCGATACTTCCGACAACTGCGGCACGCGGTGCTGCGGCAGTTTCAGCAGCTCCAGACCGTGCAGGAACTCCGGGCAGGCGCAATCGGCGATCGCGGCCTGCTGGCGCGCATACAACTCGGACCAGATCGCGTGCTCGGCCTTCGAGTAGGCCACGACGCCGCGCGCGTCAGGCGCACGCGAAACGTAAAGGGATTCGGGCAGCGAACGCTGAGCCATGACGGCCTCCGGGAGGCGTGATGCAAGGCACTCAGCGTAGCGCGCTTGCCGCGGCGTTTTACTGCGAAGTCATGCGTGTGCGTTAGGATTCACGCATCGATTCACCACGAATCATCTGAATGACGGGGAAATCATGCGCGCCGAGCTGGACCGTACCGATCTCCGGATGCTCGACGAGCTGCAGCGCAACGGCCGTATCGCCGTCGTCGAGCTGGCTGACAAGGTCGCGCTGTCGCCAACCGCCTGCCAGCGACGGCTGAAGAAGCTGGAGGACGCCGGCGTCATCGGCCGCTACACCGCCGTGCTCAACCCGGCGGCGCTCGGTCTCGGCATCGAGGCTTTCGTCCGGGTCGCGATCGAGCGGCAATCGAAGGACGCGACGCAGGCTTTCGAAGCGGCGATCCGCGCCCGGCCGGAAGTGCGCGCCTGCTACGTGATGACCGGCGATCTCGACTTCCTGCTGCACGTGCAGGTAGCCGATCTCGCCGCCTTCGCCGAGTTCTCGATGCGGGTGCTGATCGGCCTGCCCGGCGTCAAGGACGTGCGCTCGTCGCTGGTGCTGGAAGCGATCAAGCGCGACGAGGGTCTGGCCCTCGTCGCTTGAACTACCCCTGAACTACATCCGCGCGAAACGATCCGCCGCATCGATAAGCCGAGAAAGCGTGCCGTTCTCGCTGGCCGCATGGCCGGCATCGGCGACCACCTGCAGATCGGCTTCCGGCCAGGCGCGGTGCAGGTCCCAGGCGGATTTCATCGGGCAGACCACGTCGTAGCGGCCCTGGACGATGACGCCGGGGATGTTCTTAAGCTTCGCCGCGTCGTCCAGCAACTGATTCGGGCGCAGGAAGCCGCCGTTGACGAAGTAGTGGCATTCGATGCGGGCAAAGGCTTCGGCGAAATCGTCGCCGCCGTAGCGGGCGACCATGTCGGTGCTCGGGATCAGCTTCGAGGTCGCGCCTTCCCAGATGCTCCAGCTGCGCGCAGCATCGCGGCGCACTTCCGGGTTTTCGCTGGTCAGGCGGCGGTGATAGGCGCTGACCAGATCGCCGCGTTCGGAAACCGGGATCGGCGCGATGTAATGCTCCCAGGCATCCGGATAGATCCAGTTGCAGCCTTCCTGGTAGAACCAGCTGATCTCCTCCGGGCGGATCAGGAAGATGCCGCGCAGGATCAGGCCGAGCGTCCGCTGTGGATGGGTTTCGCCGTAGGCCAGCGCCAACGTCGAGCCCCAGGAGCCGCCGAACACCACCCAGGCGTCGATGCCGAGTGTCTCGCGGATGGTTTCCATGTCGGCCACCAGATCCCAGGTGGTGTTCTCGCGCAGTTCGGCATACGGCTTGGAACGACCGCAGCCGCGCTGATCGAACAACACGATGCGGTAGCGCTTGGGATCGAAGAACTGGCGGTGCCAGGCTTCGCAACCACCGCCCGGACCACCATGGACGAACACCACCGCCTTGCCATCGGGGTTGCCGCTTTCCTCGACATAGATCTCGTGCAGCTCCGAAACCTTCAGGCGGTGCGTGCGGTACGGCTCGATCGGCGGATAAGGCTGGG encodes:
- the phhA gene encoding phenylalanine 4-monooxygenase; the encoded protein is MPESLYVSRAPDARGVVAYSKAEHAIWSELYARQQAAIADCACPEFLHGLELLKLPQHRVPQLSEVSGRLQRETGWEVAAVPALIPFSEFFALLAAKRFPAATFIRRREHLDYLQEPDIFHELFGHTPLLTNPWFAAFTQRYGEIGLAASKEDRAFLARLYWFTVEFGLLRRPDDSLSIYGGGILSSPGETAYALGPAPLHRPFSLIEVLRTPYRIDVLQPLYYVLDSFRQLHELSQADLLAAVADARRLGLHAPLFPPKSLAA
- a CDS encoding Spy/CpxP family protein refolding chaperone, whose translation is MNLKTHLTSKKTALAAALCAGLMIAAPQFANAQPPAPDAAAGADRPDRPPHEKGRDGGPRHGGGPFMHELKSLDLSDAQRSSVRDAIKAQWQSARDERQAARQLHRNVEIAAPDSPGYSGLVNQLADAEANEARDRVQKQAALKSQVFAMLTPAQKTALTEKLKNLPEPPARPEKTGFRGR
- a CDS encoding sensor histidine kinase translates to MKLPTPNLYARLLLWFVAANIATLVVSVFVTERFARNAYRGEPDWTAMAEAANRVYIRKGVQGLDEWRERRQLDGIEASLYEGDRNLLHRPTPPIARRALDRLLSEDSVVLRPRPEVLIVAEKVIGSDSIERRLIAVRGPRAPPPRIEHLLMVQLVLSMLVIGALGWWVARSIARPVAAIADATRRMTAGDLATRVGAPWSGRDDELGRLAADFDRMAARIEALIAHERGVLQDVSHELRSPLARLHLLLDLASRSTPEAAASHFTRAEAEITRLDRIIGEALALSRMEADLPGMTLEQVDLAALLQARASAFRIEADTRQIGIALQVTDSLPVSGNHGLLERAVDNLLSNAVKFSADGGQILLSLRGEDGPTPQTVIEIRDHGPGVPESDLGKLFRPFFRGANAARAEGHGLGLAIVERIARAHGGSLSAANAEGGGLRVSLSLPAALSGGLE
- the hppD gene encoding 4-hydroxyphenylpyruvate dioxygenase — encoded protein: MNDQTNPLQTDGFEFVEFTAPTPAGVAQLHTLFELLGFTAVARHRSKDVTLFKQGDIHFLVNGTPYTHFAQFAIAHGPSACAMGWRVKDAPAAFRHAVAQGAVPFDTKPGYMELNLPAVYGIGNSVLYFVDRYGERSIYDVDFVPIAGADQQPKGVGLTTLDHLTHNVAKGNMDVWSSFYTRIANFREIRYFDIEGKLTGLVSRAMTSPCGKLRIPINESADEKSQIAEFIRDYRGEGIQHLALATDDIYSTVEALRTRGVVFMDTPDAYYDKTDARVPNHGESLARLQKLKILIDGAPVEGILLQIFTSTVIGPIFFEIIQRKGNEGFGEGNFKALFESIEEDQVRRGVLKSEAA
- a CDS encoding Lrp/AsnC family transcriptional regulator, whose amino-acid sequence is MRAELDRTDLRMLDELQRNGRIAVVELADKVALSPTACQRRLKKLEDAGVIGRYTAVLNPAALGLGIEAFVRVAIERQSKDATQAFEAAIRARPEVRACYVMTGDLDFLLHVQVADLAAFAEFSMRVLIGLPGVKDVRSSLVLEAIKRDEGLALVA
- the pip gene encoding prolyl aminopeptidase: MAQPYPPIEPYRTHRLKVSELHEIYVEESGNPDGKAVVFVHGGPGGGCEAWHRQFFDPKRYRIVLFDQRGCGRSKPYAELRENTTWDLVADMETIRETLGIDAWVVFGGSWGSTLALAYGETHPQRTLGLILRGIFLIRPEEISWFYQEGCNWIYPDAWEHYIAPIPVSERGDLVSAYHRRLTSENPEVRRDAARSWSIWEGATSKLIPSTDMVARYGGDDFAEAFARIECHYFVNGGFLRPNQLLDDAAKLKNIPGVIVQGRYDVVCPMKSAWDLHRAWPEADLQVVADAGHAASENGTLSRLIDAADRFARM
- a CDS encoding response regulator transcription factor, coding for MTAAHILIVDDDRALAELLADYLRHESYSVETVHDGAAALARLSAAGTRPDLLILDVMMPGLDGLETLRELRRKHPLPVIMLSARGEPVDRVIGLELGADDYLAKPCLPRELLARVRARLRAPATAAADTLELGSLRIETLTRTALLHGQPLELTGAEFSLLMALATRPGQVVDKAVLTREGLGREIERFDRAVDVHISRLRRKLADAATDAPGIDAVRGLGYQLIVGKTAAPGST
- a CDS encoding DUF72 domain-containing protein, with amino-acid sequence MKAQKIRAGASGFSFKEWKGSFYPEKIKADAMLQFYGERLPTVEINSSFYGMPKTASLEKWLEVTPKTFRFAIKAPAEITHKAKLKAALAAEPLAVLYERLASLQTKRGAVLFQLPPYLKKDLPLLKEFLSLLPKDHRAAFEFRNDSWFCDETYAALESVQAALVLSEREDNTPPPLVETAPWGYLRLRLEHYSEADLQRWAKKLAATSWRDISVYFMHEPTAPDYAQILMRQAAEKE
- a CDS encoding fumarylacetoacetate hydrolase family protein, which translates into the protein MKLATLRDGSRDGRLVVVSRDLRHAAPVPQTRTLQQALDDWEAIAPDLQLLSDKLNEGGIAGTLSFDPCDCLSPLPRAYQWADGSAYINHVELVRRARGAELPASFWTDPLIYQGGSDSFLAPCAAIPLANADWGLDLEGEVAVITGDVMMGASPEAAASAIRLVMLANDVSLRNLIPEELAKNFGFFQSKPSSSFSPCAVTPDELGAAWDGERLHRRLLTAVNGQKLGAPNAGQDMVFGFPQLISHVAKTRPLVAGSIIGSGTVSNKGEDGGPGKPVAEGGVGYACLVEQRTVETLLTGQATTPYLQHGDAIRIEMLDDDGVSIFGAIEQVVQPYP
- a CDS encoding homogentisate 1,2-dioxygenase; this translates as MSRKWIHIPHIEGLASRQAHADLPPGTVEREIGKDGFFGPATQMIHPRPPTGWTSWEGPLRPRAFDCMQLQADGASPWAATTLLHNAHCRLRFWRLAANMDHLARNADGDELLFVHAGRGELYCDYGHLTIEAGDYVLLPRGTMWRLDVLEALQLLLIEASNGSYQLPDKGLVGEQAIFDPAMLDLPRIDEAFKAQAARVGDSRVVIKRRNLLSTVTYPYNPLDALGWHGTLHPVRINVRDLRPLSSHRYHLPPSAHTTFVAPGFVVCTFAPRPFETDPGAIKVPFFHSNDDFDEVIFYHSGDFFSRDHIHPGMVTLHPAGFTHGPHPKALSRMHVQPKPMTDEYAVMIDAREALEVADAATVVEWAGYHQSWHQS